The Deltaproteobacteria bacterium genome includes a region encoding these proteins:
- a CDS encoding NUDIX hydrolase, whose amino-acid sequence MHRRPLLDLVAAYARRFPAEEAVAARFADFVRTHSDCFERACVPGHVTGSAWLVSHDRAEFLLTHHRKLGRWLQLGGHADGDTDAARVALREASEESGIVGLSLAAIDGRVQPFDLDAHEIPARPGEPAHVHYDVRFLVIAPPGARLALSGESLALRWFRADAPLAVEHDESVARLAAKARALVA is encoded by the coding sequence GTGCACCGGCGTCCCTTGCTCGATCTCGTCGCCGCCTACGCGCGCCGCTTCCCGGCCGAGGAGGCCGTCGCCGCGCGCTTCGCGGACTTCGTGCGCACCCATTCCGACTGCTTCGAGCGGGCCTGCGTTCCGGGGCACGTCACCGGCTCCGCGTGGCTCGTGTCGCACGACCGCGCCGAGTTCCTGCTGACCCACCACCGGAAGCTCGGGCGCTGGCTCCAGCTCGGCGGCCACGCCGACGGCGACACGGATGCGGCGCGCGTGGCGCTGCGCGAGGCGAGTGAGGAGTCGGGCATCGTGGGCCTGTCGCTCGCCGCGATCGACGGGCGCGTGCAGCCGTTCGACCTCGACGCCCACGAGATCCCGGCGCGGCCCGGCGAGCCCGCGCACGTCCACTACGACGTGCGTTTCCTCGTGATCGCGCCGCCCGGCGCGCGCCTCGCGCTCAGCGGCGAGTCGCTGGCGCTGCGCTGGTTTCGCGCCGATGCGCCGCTCGCGGTGGAGCACGACGAGAGCGTCGCCCGCCTCGCCGCCAAGGCGCGCGCGCTCGTCGCGTAG
- a CDS encoding universal stress protein, producing MWPPKIVLCAVDLTKLAAREVAIASELCEAFGARLVLHHNVASVAPGLTRAWEWKEVHRDTRESATEVDHAMRVLMSGVPRTVPVEASVTSGALVPILLDLANRLPADLLVLGSHGWSNDEHASVAERVIARAPCPVVSIHDGYAATAPLRMRAQAGHAAPEVVVAVDRTDVSGRVLGHAFDLARTLGLRLHLLHVEAAGATSRAHDEAHRRLAERVPPDLVARVDCHLDSGDPSERIMSFLHERAPAFAVMGEHARGFVGRYFTHDTARDVLHRAPCPVWFVPPA from the coding sequence ATGTGGCCACCGAAGATCGTGCTCTGCGCCGTCGACCTCACCAAGCTCGCCGCACGCGAGGTGGCGATCGCGAGCGAGCTCTGCGAGGCCTTCGGCGCCCGGCTCGTCCTGCACCACAACGTCGCGTCGGTTGCTCCGGGGCTCACGCGGGCCTGGGAATGGAAGGAGGTGCACCGCGACACGCGGGAGTCGGCGACCGAGGTCGACCACGCGATGCGGGTGCTCATGAGTGGGGTGCCGAGGACGGTGCCCGTCGAGGCGAGCGTCACGAGCGGCGCGCTCGTTCCGATCCTCCTCGATCTCGCCAACCGCCTTCCGGCCGATCTCCTCGTGCTCGGCAGTCACGGGTGGAGCAACGACGAGCACGCGTCGGTCGCCGAACGCGTCATCGCCCGCGCCCCGTGTCCGGTGGTCTCGATCCACGACGGCTACGCGGCGACGGCGCCTCTCCGCATGCGTGCCCAAGCCGGGCACGCGGCCCCCGAGGTCGTCGTCGCCGTGGACCGGACCGACGTGAGCGGGCGCGTGCTCGGTCATGCCTTCGACCTGGCGCGGACGCTCGGGCTCCGGTTGCATCTGCTGCACGTCGAGGCCGCCGGGGCGACGAGCCGGGCGCACGACGAGGCGCATCGTCGGCTCGCGGAGCGCGTCCCGCCCGATCTCGTGGCGCGCGTCGACTGCCACCTCGACAGCGGCGATCCGAGCGAGCGGATCATGTCGTTCCTGCACGAGCGCGCGCCGGCCTTCGCTGTCATGGGCGAGCACGCGCGCGGCTTCGTCGGCCGCTACTTCACGCACGACACCGCTCGCGACGTGCTGCATCGGGCACCGTGTCCGGTGTGGTTCGTGCCGCCTGCTTGA
- a CDS encoding nucleic acid-binding protein has translation MARRARMIVVPHVDLVGRTVVLAVARLDAAGAFLAEPDRSASAEPDRGAGGDPATDPAPLLLPKREVPAGTRVGDALSVFVTLDSEDRPIATTRKPALQLGEVAFLRITAVTPVGAFADWSLPKELLIPFREQTRDLRVGERHPVGLFVDKTGRLAGTMRVSEMLRAQPVVRPGEWVAGEAWRTDPAVGLFVIVERRFVGLLPKSEPHGLERGASAMFRVTRIRPDRRFELSLRAPAHEEIGDDAAHVLAILRARTGGPIGDASSPEEIRARFGLSKKAFKRAIGRLLKEGAVALGRDGVVTPVAGGPRRR, from the coding sequence ATGGCGCGCCGCGCTCGCATGATCGTCGTCCCGCACGTCGACCTCGTCGGTCGGACGGTCGTGCTCGCGGTCGCCCGGCTCGACGCGGCGGGCGCGTTCCTCGCGGAGCCGGATAGGAGCGCGAGCGCGGAGCCGGATCGGGGCGCGGGCGGCGATCCGGCGACCGACCCCGCGCCGCTCCTGCTCCCGAAGCGCGAGGTGCCGGCCGGGACGCGGGTCGGCGACGCGCTCTCCGTCTTCGTGACGCTCGACTCCGAAGACCGGCCGATCGCGACCACGCGCAAGCCCGCGCTCCAACTCGGCGAGGTCGCGTTCCTGCGAATCACCGCGGTCACGCCGGTCGGCGCCTTCGCCGACTGGAGCCTGCCGAAGGAGCTCCTGATCCCGTTCCGCGAGCAGACCCGCGACCTCCGGGTCGGCGAGCGGCACCCGGTCGGGCTCTTCGTCGACAAGACGGGACGCCTCGCCGGCACCATGCGCGTCAGCGAGATGCTGCGCGCGCAGCCCGTCGTGCGGCCGGGCGAATGGGTCGCGGGCGAGGCGTGGCGGACGGATCCCGCGGTCGGCCTCTTCGTGATCGTCGAGCGCCGCTTCGTCGGCCTCCTGCCGAAGAGCGAGCCGCACGGCCTCGAGCGCGGCGCGTCCGCGATGTTCCGCGTGACCCGCATCCGCCCCGACCGCAGGTTCGAGCTGTCGCTGCGCGCGCCCGCCCACGAGGAGATCGGCGACGACGCCGCCCACGTGCTCGCGATCCTGCGCGCCAGGACCGGCGGCCCCATCGGCGACGCCTCGAGCCCCGAGGAGATCCGCGCCCGCTTCGGCCTCAGCAAGAAGGCGTTCAAGCGCGCCATCGGCCGGCTCTTGAAGGAGGGCGCCGTCGCGCTCGGCCGCGACGGCGTCGTGACACCGGTGGCGGGGGGACCGCGGCGCCGCTGA